A single genomic interval of Actinomycetes bacterium harbors:
- a CDS encoding TIGR03936 family radical SAM-associated protein produces MARSPEGPPPPLAVQRLRLRYAKRGRLRFSSHRDFQRALERALRRASVPMAYSAGFSPHPKISYANAAPTGVASEAEYVEIAVTERCDPERLRTALDASLPPGLDILEVVEAGPGALADRLEASVYQVELPQVDVQQAAAAVDALLAAELVEVERMTKTGPRRFDARGALVQITVADGASPAGPVPTAEPCAILRVVVRHSTPAVRPDDVLAALRQVADLVPPVPPRVTRLAQGPLGAARDDVADPLAPDRA; encoded by the coding sequence GTGGCCCGCAGCCCCGAGGGCCCCCCGCCGCCACTGGCCGTCCAGCGGCTGCGGCTGCGCTACGCCAAGCGGGGTCGGCTCCGGTTCTCCTCCCACCGGGACTTCCAGCGGGCGCTGGAGCGCGCGCTGCGTCGGGCCTCGGTGCCGATGGCCTACAGCGCTGGCTTCAGCCCGCATCCGAAGATCTCCTACGCGAACGCGGCGCCGACCGGGGTGGCCAGCGAGGCCGAGTACGTGGAGATTGCGGTCACCGAGCGCTGCGACCCGGAGCGGCTGCGCACGGCGCTCGATGCCTCGCTGCCCCCGGGGCTGGACATCCTCGAGGTGGTCGAGGCGGGTCCAGGGGCGCTGGCCGACCGGTTGGAGGCCTCCGTCTACCAGGTGGAGCTGCCGCAGGTCGACGTCCAGCAGGCAGCGGCCGCGGTGGACGCGCTGCTGGCCGCCGAGCTGGTCGAGGTGGAGCGGATGACCAAGACCGGTCCCCGACGGTTCGATGCCCGGGGGGCCCTGGTCCAGATCACCGTGGCGGACGGCGCGTCGCCGGCCGGTCCCGTCCCAACCGCTGAACCGTGTGCGATACTGCGAGTGGTCGTGCGGCACAGCACTCCTGCCGTACGACCCGACGACGTCCTCGCGGCGTTGCGTCAGGTGGCCGACCTCGTGCCGCCGGTGCCCCCCCGGGTGACCCGGCTGGCGCAGGGACCGCTGGGCGCTGCTCGCGACGACGTGGCCGACCCGCTCGCTCCCGACCGGGCCTGA